In Felis catus isolate Fca126 chromosome B1, F.catus_Fca126_mat1.0, whole genome shotgun sequence, the sequence CGGGTCTTATCGATTAAGTTCCCTCTACCAGTCAGGTGCTTTACAAGAGCCTccggccaggggtgcctgggtggctcagtgggttgagcgtctgactcttaatttcagatcaggtcatgatctcacagttcacgagttcgagccccacgtcaggctctctccgtctctgcctgttcctcccccactgtgctctctctcaaaagaaataaataagcttcacaaaaacagaaaaaaacaagaatgtctGGTCGTGGCCCTGGGACACTGTTCCCACTCCCTGTGGAGCCTGACGCCCGCCTGACACGCCGGAAGTGACGTTTGGCCCGTGTCTGGGGGCCCCAGGATCCAGTCAAGCTGACTTCGAGTTCATCACAGGCACCCCTACGGCTCCGCCTGGCACACACCCGCGGTCTTCATtctttatctgtgttttcttttttttaatgtttgtttttatttctgagagagagtaggaggagcagggggaggggcagagagagagagaaagaccgagAACCCCAAGCCgactccacgccatcagcacagagatcaACGTAGGCCTCGACCCCAcgaactatgatatcatgacctgagccgaaactgagtcagacactcaaccgactgagccacccagccacccctattttttttttaattttttttaatgtttgtttttgagacagagagagacagagcacaagcaggggaggggcagagagagagggaggcacagaatccgaagcgggctccaggctccaagttgtcagcacagagcccgacgcggggctcgaacccacgaaacgtgagagcatgacctgagccaaagtcggacgctcaaccgactgagccatccaggtgcctcgcccctgttttttttaatgtttagtttatttttgagagagagaaagagataatgcagaggaggagcagagagaggaggggggacagaggatccgaagcaggcttatAAATagctccccctttctctctaggAGTCCGTTTGGGGCGATAAAGCATCTGGTCACCCAGCCTCAGACATGTCCTCTGAGGAGCGCCCGCCCACAGGCTGTGGTGGCGGCTGCCTTCTGCGGGCTGAGGCCCCGGGGGCGCAAGGGGGGAcgtggggggcgcctgagtgagcAGCCGGGCGGGGGCCGGACCGCGGGGCTCTGTGGCAAGCGGGCGCTAGAGGCCGGTTGGCTCCCACGATGGCAGAACAGGAGAGCTGGTGGGCAGGAGGCTGCGGtgcccccccctccgccccgtgGAGAGCCACGGCCATTTCCGTTCTGTTCCGGGGCCCAGACCCGGCCTGGGGGGAGGCGGGACCCCTCGGCGGGAGGACCCCTCACGCCAATGCGGGTCTCTACGGTAGACGTGTCTCCCGCCTCCAGGGTCGCTCTGTCCCCAAAAGAGGGCTGCCCGGACTTTATGAGAACTGTCCCTTTCAGGGTTTGAGCAGACACTGGCTCCAGGCCACCCCAAACCCCGTCCTGCCCTGAGGTTAGAGCCGGGCTGGCATGGAGGGGCCCAGTCCGTAGCACATGCACCAGTGGGTCCGCAGCCCCCGTGGATGTCCCCCTCGCCCCTAAATGTAAAATCGTACAGATGCTACCCGGCAGCTGGCGGGACCCCCCCCAAGCAGTCCCCGGCCCTGTGGGTTCTGGGACCCCACGGCTGCCCCCTCAGATGCAAAGCCATCCAAGCAGAAGCCGAGCCACACCCCAAAGGACGGCGATGCGATCCGTGGTCCTCGCGGGGACACGGTGGCTGTGGGCGTCACATTCTACGCCTGCTCCCCGCTCTGTGCAGACATTTTCCAATTTCCCTTGTCATTAAAAAGGGGGGCTTTCCTGCACAAAGCGGCTTCTCAGTCACTAAGAACACTGACCTAGGGAAGGAGGCACagagccctcccacccccagctgggCAGGCCCAGAGCTCGCTCACACCCTCACACCCATGGCCAATGCCACCGGGGGAGGAGGCCCAAGGCCACCAGTGCGGGGTTTGCTGTGCTCCTGGAAGTCACCTGCCAGTGAGTACGGGGGAGTCGGGACAccgcggggggggggtggtagttCTAGGGGCTGAGTGCTGATCCCCCTTCCCCGGCTGGCCACCAGACGGCTCACCAGTGGGAGTGACTGCCCGCAGCCTGTGGTCTCTGGGGAcacgccccctccctcccccaccccccaccgcccccagcaGACATGGACTCCGGAGAGGAGGCCTGAGGCTTGTTCCTGGCCAGGCCCGTGGGTGGCTCCCCCTGGGGGCAGggtgcctgccccctccccactggtcTGCTCCTCCCTGCGGTGGGACTTGctacctggggggtggggggcgagccGCCAGCGTGGTCTCCTGCcagcagcgccccccccccactggcctGCACCTCGCTCACCTTCCTTACTGTCCCCTGGGATGCAGGCAGCGCTGGGTCAACCCAGAGGAGAGGATGTGGCGTTCTGGGTCACCCATCTGGAGCCAGGTGGGCACATCTACCTCACCTGCTCTGAGAGCAGCAAGGATTAACTGGAAACCCCATTGCCTTCTCCCACTGTCCCCTCACTGTCCCCCCCCCAGTATCTCCCGCCACTGTCCCCCATCACTgtcctccctcactgccccctcACTGTCCCACACGGTCCCCTCACTGTCTCACACTGTGACCTCACTGTCCCTTCACTGCCCCCCTCACTGTCCTCCCTCACTGTCCCTTCACTGTCCCCCTCACTGCCCCCTCACTGTCCTGCAAGGTCCCCTCACTGTCTCACACTGTGGCCTCACTGCCCCCTCACTgtcctccctcactgcc encodes:
- the LOC111560213 gene encoding translation initiation factor IF-2-like isoform X4, with the translated sequence MKGAPPRHQAPAESHQWRLPERGGGAESRPGRSPFGAIKHLVTQPQTCPLRSARPQAVVAAAFCGLRPRGRKGGRGGRLSEQPGGGRTAGLCGKRALEAGWLPRWQNRRAGGQEAAVPPPPPRGEPRPFPFCSGAQTRPGGRRDPSAGGPLTPMRVSTVDVSPASRVALSPKEGCPDFMRTVPFRV